From Solea solea chromosome 20, fSolSol10.1, whole genome shotgun sequence, one genomic window encodes:
- the calcr gene encoding calcitonin gene-related peptide type 1 receptor, giving the protein MRCVGSLWTLWVLLVHRAATDTEQISEPSLRPGQQMTEGPSPALSQSQYRCLELSNKDQQDNRTGSFCGRLWDGLLCWGETPAGTSVTQHCPDHPDLDTTEKVTKYCDKMGNWVEIGSACQLASKDKLEQEKHFLRDSAGEMTTDATDVDIGGVQKLILENEKKCSEKMKKDPKYDKPGVYCSRNWDGWLCWNDTPAGSHASQNCPSYFADMEATEKVTKYCGEDGQWVHQPKSERIWTNSTLCSTTYEKRQRKVKMLENEYNCLLKINRVPPLNKSGVYCSRNWDGWLCWDDTPAGTYASQNCPRYFSNLDPTEKATKYCGEDGQWYRHPESNKTWTNYTLCAVSIKLKAAAQLSGDIEVQPADEATVSPAVHRKEQEIERKKILDSQYKCFEKMNRDAAYNKSGLYCSRNWDGWLCWDDTPAGTYTSQNCPNYFMDFDPTEKATKYCWEDGQWFRHPDTNRTWSNYTLCNENTNAKLKSAYILFYMAIVGHALSIASLLISLAIFFYFRSLSCQRITLHKNLFCSYVLNSALTIINLGGVVSNPDVVVRNPVGCKVLHFFHMYMLGCNYFWMLCEGIYLHTLIVVAVFAEEQHLHWYYLLGWGFPLVPASIHAVARKKYFDDNCWMSVDTHLLYAVHGPIMAALLVNLFFLLNIIRVLVTKLRDTHRAESNMYMKAVRATLILVPLLGIQFVIIPWRPENRLAGEVYEYIMHILMHYQGLLVATIFCFFNGEVQAALKRQWMQYKMQWGQRRKDHCSMRSTSYTATSITEVPAFMYHHDCNSEQFNGRHMEGSEIVALKSGETYA; this is encoded by the exons ATGAGGTGTGTGGGCTCCCTGTGGACCCTCTGGGTTCTCCTTGTG CACAGGGCTGCGACAGACACTGAGCAAATCTCAGAGCCATCACTCAGGCCTGGACAGCAAATGACAGAGGGACCGAGTCCCGCGTTGAGCCAGAGTCAATACCGGTGTCTTGAGCTGTCCAACAAAGACCAGCAAGACAACAGAACTG GCTCATTCTGTGGACGTTTATGGGACGGTTTACTTTGCTGGGGCGAGACACCAGCCGGGACATCTGTAACACAACACTGTCCAGATCATCCCGACCTGGACACAACTG AAAAAGTGACCAAATATTGCGACAAAATGGGTAACTGGGTTGAGATTGGCTCCGCCTGTCAGCTCGCGTCAAAGGACAAATTAGAG CaagagaaacattttttaagggaCTCTGCAGGAGAGATGACGACAGACGCCACTGACGTGGACATCGGCGGCGTACAAAAACTGAtccttgaaaatgaaaagaaatgctcggagaaaatgaagaaagatccaaaatatgacaaaccGG GTGTGTACTGCAGTCGTAACTGGGACGGCTGGCTGTGTTGGAACGACACGCCAGCAGGATCACACGCGTCCCAAAACTGCCCCAGTTATTTTGCCGACATGGAGGCCACAG AGAAGGTAACCAAGTATTGTGGAGAGGACGGGCAATGGGTTCACCAACCAAAGAGCGAAAGGATTTGGACCAACTCTACACTCTGTTCAACCACctatgagaagagacagagg aaaGTGAAGATGCTCGAGAATGAATACAACTgtcttttgaaaataaatcgCGTGCCACCTTTGAACAAATCAG GCGTGTACTGCAGTCGGAACTGGGATGGCTGGCTGTGCTGGGACGACACCCCTGCAGGAACCTACGCTTCCCAAAACTGCCCCAGGTATTTTTCCAACTTGGACCCCACAG AAAAGGCAACCAAGTACTGTGGAGAGGACGGGCAATGGTATCGCCATCCAGAGAGCAACAAGACCTGGACTAACTACACACTGTGTGCTGTCAGCATTAAACTAAAG GCAGCTGCCCAGCTCTCTGGAGACATCGAGGTTCAACCCGCCGACGAGGCCACGGTCAGTCCGGCGGTTCACCGCAAGGAGCAAGAGATCGAGCGGAAGAAAATCCTCGACAGCCAGTACAAGTGCTTTGAGAAGATGAATCGAGATGCAGCTTATAATAAATCAG ggtTGTACTGCAGTCGTAACTGGGATGGCTGGTTGTGCTGGGACGATACTCCAGCAGGGACATACACGTCTCAAAACTGCCCCAATTATTTCATGGACTTTGACCCAACAG AAAAGGCCACTAAGTACTGTTGGGAGGACGGGCAGTGGTTTCGCCACCCGGACACAAACAGGACTTGGTCCAACTACACACTCTGCAATGAAAACACCAACGCAAAATTAAAG tcaGCTTACATCCTGTTTTACATGGCAATTGTTGGACACGCTTTGTCCATAGCATCCCTGCTCATCTCTCTGGCCATCTTCTTCTACTTCAG gagtctgAGCTGCCAAAGGATCACGCTCCATAAGAACCTCTTCTGCTCCTATGTGCTCAATTCCGCCCTCACCATCATAAACCTGGGAGGAGTGGTCAGCAATCCTGATGTGGTGGTCAGAAACCCG GTTGGCTGTAAGGTGCTCCACTTCTTCCACATGTACATGCTGGGCTGCAATTATTTCTGGATGCTCTGTGAAGGCATCTACCTGCACACGCTCATCGTGGTAGCCGTGTTTGCAGAGGAGCAGCATCTCCACTGGTACTACCTCCTGGGCTGGG GCTTTCCACTAGTCCCCGCGTCCATCCACGCCGTGGCAAGGAAAAAGTATTTCGACGACAA CTGTTGGATGAGTGTGGACACCCATCTGCTCTACGCAGTTCATGGTCCTATCATGGCAGCACTTCTC GTGAATCTCTTCTTCTTACTGAACATCATAAGAGTGCTGGTGACCAAACTGAGAGACACACACCGCGCCGAGTCCAACATGTACATGAAGGCGGTGAGAGCCACGCTGATCCTCGTGCCTCTGCTGGGAATACAGTTTGTCATCATTCCCTGGAGGCCCGAGAACCGGCTGGCTGGGGAGGTCTACGAGTATATCATGCACATACTCATGCATTACCAG GGTTTACTGGTGGCGACAATATTCTGCTTCTTCAACGGAGAG